The Bacteroidota bacterium region CGCATCGTGGTCAAACAAGGCACCATTGATATAAAAAGGAAAACCTGACGAATCCACCGTGAAGACTTTGGTGCGGACCCTTGCCACGTTTTGAATGTTGGGCAGGTCGTAAGTTCGCAACTGCGAAGGCAAGGAGGTGACGGGATTTGCGGTCTGTGCAATAATTCGGAAGTCAAGAATCGGGAAGTTGTTTCCGTCCAACGGATTGCCGGGGCCGCCGCCGGGGCCTTGCGGGCCACCGGAAATGCCATCCCCCATCTCTGAATTGTTGGCCATCAACGGGAAGTTTGTGGTTTGGTTGGTAAAGTCTACCACGACATCCGCTCTTTCTCCGGGCGCAAGCAAAATACGCGTCACGGCCAGCGGTTGCTCCAACAATCCGCCATCGCTGGAGATCTGCCAAGCAATGTTGGTCGGTGGAAATCCGAGGTTGTACACCCTTTGGTTGGAGGCATTGAGCAGTCGGAAACGCACCATTTGTGCAGGCACTTCGATGTAGGGATTAAGTGTGCCATTGATCATCATGGTATCACTGAGCGCCTCATAGATGAAGGCATTGGTGAGGCTGTCAAAGGATTTGTCTTGGATGATGAGGGGAAAATCGTCCACGCCATACGTCCGAGGGAGGCCGAGCGCGGCTTCCAGGGAGTCGTGAACGATGATCATGCCCGCAGCGCCTTTGTACACTTGCTCGGTCGTATGCTCATGGAGGTGCGGATGGTACCAAAAGGTGGCGGACTCATCCAGCACCGTGAAGTCTGGCGACCACGTGGTCCCCGGCGCGATGGGTGTATGCGGGCCGCCATCGTCCATCGCCGGCACATGCAATCCATGCCAGTGCATGGTACTGGTATCGCTCAGGCTATTGGTGACGTTCATTTGGACGGCTTGTCCGCGTTGCAAAATCACGGTCGGGGCCAAATAGGGTTTATTGATCCCGTAGGTAGCGGTGGCATTCCCGGGAAGAAACTGTACCGTGGAGGGCGCAATTTCCAAGTTGATGACCGCACCGGAGAGGGTGTCTGGAATTGTCAAGGGATTCGGGCTTTGGGCAATGGCGCCAGAAATGATCCAAAAAATTACGAATACTGTAAAAGCTGTCCTTTTCATGCGTCTTGAGATGCCCTTTTCGTTTCAAACCTTTGCAAGGCGGCTCAAATTTGCGAATTTTTTATTGGTCAACTTAAAAACCCGGGCAAAGAAAAGAATCCCTGCAACCCCGGGGAGGGGTCAGCAGGGATTCACCAAAGCGTTGCAATTATAATCTTTTGATCAAGCAGCGCGGTTCACCTCGCTGCGCGAGCGGGAAA contains the following coding sequences:
- a CDS encoding multicopper oxidase domain-containing protein, giving the protein MKRTAFTVFVIFWIISGAIAQSPNPLTIPDTLSGAVINLEIAPSTVQFLPGNATATYGINKPYLAPTVILQRGQAVQMNVTNSLSDTSTMHWHGLHVPAMDDGGPHTPIAPGTTWSPDFTVLDESATFWYHPHLHEHTTEQVYKGAAGMIIVHDSLEAALGLPRTYGVDDFPLIIQDKSFDSLTNAFIYEALSDTMMINGTLNPYIEVPAQMVRFRLLNASNQRVYNLGFPPTNIAWQISSDGGLLEQPLAVTRILLAPGERADVVVDFTNQTTNFPLMANNSEMGDGISGGPQGPGGGPGNPLDGNNFPILDFRIIAQTANPVTSLPSQLRTYDLPNIQNVARVRTKVFTVDSSGFPFYINGALFDHDAVNDTVNLGDTEIWELINATDIAHPFHIHDVQFHVIEFNGNNPPAHLRGRKDVVLLQPGDTVKFITRFDDFADEMTPYMYHCHNLFHEDGGMMSAFIVRDTVLGSHGEPTTDFCGAFLFFPNPNDGELQLIDENPEPCRVVSIEVWDIQGRKLMDVPVNLGLNTQQINLQEYDPGIYLLHMRHKGGGHSVRRIAKQ